The nucleotide window ccataaccgcaggttatgagcaggttaaaaaataattaaaaatctttaaaaatcccaaaatattattttacatcagtgagtaaaaggtttggtgtcgaaattctggtttagataggcgttatgctaattgcgctatttaattactaaagtttcgcaatttgcgctatttagcataactcctattctggacctcggattgacgtgaaattttttgggacatgcttagaaatcagtaaccaaggttatgatccgttcacgtgtccgaaattctcgttttaatttaaaaagggcgttacggtcaacttttaagcatttaacggaaatgtgtaaaagactcggacaaacaacgaaccggtcacagagggttataccatcatgtaacctggtcctaagagagtcctaaggcatatctaaatcaaactttaacgggtcagaactgaagtcaatgcaaaagtcaaacttttgcgactttcggctccgaaccgggtctaaacagaaaatggtcggatcaaacaagcttagactagtttatatacttattatcatgttttatgagtgttcaaacaggttgcatatcatctacattacagattatgcaagaaatcgcaaaatgacatttctgttgactttttctaagcacgtttgactcgatatttgatctagttagagtgggaatcagagggtgcccttgtaggggtttaatgcccacatgattaccatcatataactatctttgattcgataaaccactggaccattcgtgttttatcgcaaagtcaatcgttaattacgacggattgacttttaggctaaaactatggaaaaatgaaaccacaaagggttaggcaacttacagaagcttggtgcacgactaagaatgatagaggaaagcttgagagctccaagaatgatcagaaggcaggttttgaggtgtgATTCAATTGTGCACAAGgcattggcttttatagtgaaaaataaggcttaggatcatcacaactcaccctacaatggagcatggatgatcagcaggtggccctgggtgctagggggcaagtagagggcgcctatgcttcatttattgcacatatgatcgttcacaacttcaaacagcaagtctgtccaagaattctgcatctgggacttgtacgcggcccgcattagatttaGGCCATATGTACGTGGGTCGCCTGgatcttcatgtcaggaaacgtatctACAGGTGGCTCGTGGCCCGCATTGACTTGCTTGTttccctcaggcgggccgcctgaggcctgatttccaagattttcaaatcttttgtaatcattaacctgacctttcggtttcgaaggggtaactttgcgatttggccctcgattatttaccggTAAGGGCCTCGTAccttttacccgcactgttaagtccccagttagtttaattactatccgaaaagccttaacttttattgttgacgcttttaacccttctcgtacgaatttgatcataactttctcgttttaaaacagaacttcgcggaatttatatagtatattctagtgagtatattttactgttacaaagcctcgggttcgtcaaatggtcactcagaggtataattaaacattttgacacagttaacccttgtagcttgtaattcctcactttctcccgcgcttcgctccgtacgatccatgatttattcgtttgaaggtacgagcatcatttagggttactatacagtatatttaccttcgttgacatttataaccctcgaatttacatactttcaaggtttgtcaactttagtcctttatttaatatttaatgccacgtgtaaactcatgacacgtgttaacacattattggacacaaaatttcgaggtgttacacataaGAATGTTCTAGCATGTATTCACAAATAGCATAACAAATAAGCATGTTAAAGGATTGAATGTTTGTATAAGATTGATTGTATGTGTGTGGTTGTGTATTTAATACGGATACATGTTGCAACCCAAATAGTGTTTAAAGcgtaaaatgggtcaagtataaaCTCACGGTTTACGAAGATAAGTTCCACAAATGCGAGTAAGCGGTTTGAGGGGATGGAAATCACTAAGTTACCCTAAAAAGGATGAACAAATATGTATGGGTTTATGGAGTTTAGTGAGTGATATATTCGGGAATTTATAAGTatgaaaatacataaaaatatatatcttgaTTAGATACTTATTTGGACACCATTTTTAGTCAGTGTTTTTCATGAGTGTTACACTGATTGGAAGTCCAAAATAAAGAGCCCAAGACTAAGATAAATTCCTCATTAACATATAACATTCAACCATGGTCTCGGTTGATGTTATAGTTCGGTTTTTGAATGATTAATAATAGGTATATTAATAAGTATATTATAGTCATGTATAGGGCATGTATTAGAGGTAGGGTAATCCATTAACCTCATGATGTTCACCACTGCACAAAATCACCACAAGAATGATTCAGATGATCATGAATAATATGAAGAACGTAAACTAACTATTCTAATTCACCATGTAACCAAGTGGGTTCAACTAGACAAGTGTACTCTAAACATGATTATGGTTGGAGACTTTGTGTAGTTTGTTCACATTGTTTACTTGAAAGTTACTTGGTGACTTAGATTGTATGAAAATGGAGGTATATGACCTTAAAGTTTCTGAATTCATGCTTCAACACAAGTCTTCCAACAATAGAACTTGTTGGTAACTTGGTTTGGTGCAATGAATTCCAAGAAACAAAGTACAAGATGAACAAGTATGAAGGTTTAAAGAAAAACACCTAActtggacctcaaaatggtgatgtacTATCTTTGTTACCTTGATAAACATGTGGTAACactcctagaggttatccaaggaAGGAGAAACAAGAAAACATGAAGAAAAGATGAAGGGAGTGAGTTAAAAACTCGCTTTTGCACCTAGAACTTTTCTGCCCAAAGTTGCAAAATCTTGAAGATTTTGAGTGATTAGAGAGTGTGGAAGTGTTTAGGAGGTGGTAAAGAGTTGTATTTATAGTTGGGATTAGGGTTTGGGTGTTAAAAGAGGTGGTTGGGGTTGAAAAAAGGGAAATGGAGCCAAAATTCGTGAGTTTTGAAACAATCTTCCAGACTTGGTAATTTTGCATCCGTGTGGATCAGGTGCACGGTCATGTGGATCACGAAACACATGGTCTTGCGCACCAGGTGCACGATCGTGCGGGTCACTGAACGCATGGTCATGCGCATCAGTTGCATGGTCGTGCGGCACCTGCAGAATTTACCAAACTTTCTAGAATTTGCAGTTTAACCCATAGAGTTTGAAAATTCCATTATTTTATGCTAGAAACTCATAGTTAAGCATGTTTTGTGGTATTAGGATCATCTTCAATTTGATCTTCTTTCTATTTTGAATTTTGTGAGATAGGTCTGGGTCAAAATTGGATCTTGTGAAATGGGTTTTCTGTTTTGAGATTTAGGGGTTTTGGGTGAGTTGGGTGTTCGAAAGATTGGGTTTTTGAGGTAGGTTTGATCAGATTGTTGTTGGGGTTGAGCAAAATTGCAGCATGTGATGtgaggtggatggtggtggtgatggtagatggtggatgttggtggtaaatgggagagagagagagagagagagagatgagagatatatctattttttaatttatttaatggATAGGTATTTAATTTTTACACAACTGGTTCCTGAAAAGTGAAATGACaataataccctcatgtgcaagtcacatgGCCATATTTAACAGAAtaatctaactgggttagggctaaaggacataacgtgcaataTTTTTAAACATTAAGCACAAGACTTGTCAATTTGAAAGATAAAGGACATCGCctgaaattcactataaaagatAAAGGATTGCGTATGGGCAATATTGAAACTGTCCTTTCCAATAGTATCGCAACTGTTTTTTTGCAGCTTTTGTTGTTACCGGAACTATGTGGTATGGTTCAACAACTACCCCCATCGAATTATTTGGGCCTACTCGTTATCAATGGGATCAAGGATACTTCCAACAAGAAATATATAGAAGAGTTAATGTTGGGTTAGCCGAAAATCAAAGTTTATCAGAAGTTTGGTCTAAAATTCCTGAAAATCAGCCTTTTATGACTACATCGGAAATAATTCGGAAAAAGGGGGATTGTTCAGGGCGGGCTCATTGGATAACGGGGATGGAATATCTTTTAAGTTCTTACAAGTCCCTAAGTAATCTTCAAGTCACAAAGTGAGCAACACTACACCAAGTCTCCGACCATACAATGTTGGAAGCACTCGTCTAGGTAGACCTCACTTTGTTACTTAGTAAATAGATAGATTAGTTGTATATTTCATTTCTTATATTCATGACCATCTGAATTATGTTGGTGATTTGTGTATTGGTGAATTCTTGAGGTTAAAGGATTTATCCTACCTCTAATGCTTAACAAATGCTTGACATACTTGACAAAATAAGTAATAATATATATACCTATATAATACTCATTCCAAAAACCCAACCATGGTATCAACCAAACCATGGTTGAACATTATGTTAAGGTGGAGAATATCCAAAAACTTGGATTCCTTATTTCAGACTTCTAATGAGTATTTAAGACggtatatatttttatgtaataTATTTCGGACTTGTAACTTCGTTTACattcagtggcggatccaggaattttTTTCAGTGGGTTCACTGTTTTTAAATGCTCATTTCATAGTACCGGACATAAATTTTTTCGGGTCGGTCCGACGGTTCAGATCGGGTAAGGTTCATCACATAATAAAGATACAATACAATAATAAGAATTTCACTATCATTAGAAATTTCGAAACAAAATAATATAAGTAGGATGGTCTATACGAATTAAAAAAAAGTACTTATAGTTTTTTTGCTACGAGTTTTCAAGATGAAAACGTTGCATTACATCTTCGACCCACAACTAAGTTAAGACTAAAGATTGATATTTTTCTGTATTCTATTATGTTGATCAATACAAGGTACAAAGAAACCCAAAGGCCCATCTATATGCAAGCCAACTAATAGTAAAATAACCTCTGATCCGGTAATAAAAATCATTCTTGCTTTGGATTCATTTATTTGCAAAACAACCAGTTTACAGGAACTATTGATGTCGTTGCTGAACTTTCCCTAAAAACCCATGAGATTACAATCTAATTTAATTGgtatccgtaaaaaaaaaaaaaaaaaacatattcatTACTAGCATGTACAGGAACGTTGCCAAGATAACAAATTCAATGGTTAGGTTCCTATTTAGAGATTTGGGGATCTATTTTCGTGGTTTGTTGGTTTTAAAAATAGGGTCATGGGAGAGCTGGTTTAATGTTAAACCCCTAAGTTCTGTTTTAgattgtaaaataaaaaaaagaaattaacGAGAGGAGGAGTCGAGCTACTGACCTCAAGCATGGAAATATAGGATTTAACCACTCGGCCACCTATCAATTTTATTAATGGGTTCATCCCAAATTTCTTTTATGGGTTCATATCAAATTTTCTATGAACATTTCTACTAAAAATTTGAAACCGAGGGGGTTTGTGTGAACCCATAAGTCTCAACATAGATCCACCCCTGTTTACGTTCCCAATCTGTAAGTCCAAAATACTCATACACATTTGTTTATCTTTTTAGGGTAACTTTGGTATTCCATCCTTCAAAACCGCTCACTCGTTTGTGTGGAATATCTTTGCAAACTGTGATTTCATACTTGGCCATTTTATGCTTTAAACACTATTTGGGTTGCAACATGTATCTGTAGTAAAATCACAATCACACATACAAGAgatttgaaccattaagagcacATTAAAAGCTGAAACAAACAACTCCTTAGTCAATTGAACTCAAATAGTTTCAATTGAAAAAACACATGCTCTGATAGTTAAGAATTTGATATTTGGACTTAAGTAGTTAAAATCATAAAAAAACCAGAAACTCAAATAACAATGAGTAAAATGTCAAAATGGCCCTGAGTTTAAGCCACTTttgccacttcagtccaaaaatgaAACCTTTTGTATTTGGGTCTCTAAGATTTAATTTTTGTTGACATTTTCATCAAATTGACAAATTGAGCTATAATTTTATGTTAACTGTTGACAAATTGACAAaagttaacagaaaattctaaTCCAGTTTGCTAATTAGATGAAAATGGAATAAAAAATGAAACCTTAGGGACTCAGatacaaaaaaattatttttcGACTGAAGTGCCCTAAACTCAATAATTTACTTACTCTATCATCTTTGGTTGGAAATAATTAGAGGGCCGAATGTTAAAAATTAAAATACATTAAGGGCTAAATAAAACAAGACACACTTTATATAGAGCTAGGGTTTTATCGTCTCACACCCTTGCGTTTCTCCGATACCTTCATAGCAGCAGCTGCAGGTACTCCACTCGTCCTCATATCTCTCAAATTTGCTATGAATTAATGTCAGTCTTTCATATGAATATACAGATCTTCTGTTAATTTTACTGTATTAATCCAAATTACCAAGTTATGGAGGTTGTTAGTTAAAATGCGTATCGGATTAGTCATTATGGATTCTACAATCGTTTACTTTGACAGTGATAGTGAAAATAGGCAATTTTATGGTTATAATTTTTTGTCACTACACAGATTTATGGTTATTTTAGGTTATAAATGAATTTGTTTGTGTGATTAGTTTGATACACATGTTTGTAGgaattagggctgcaaacgaaccgaacgaccttgttcgtgtttgtttgttaagaaatatatgcgttcgcgaacacttatcgaacgggATTTTATGTtggtgttcgtttgttaaggaaatgaacttgttcgtgttcgtttgtgtttgtttgttaattttaggcaacaaaCAAAAACGAACATTGACGAagacaaatgagcacaaactaatgttcatgaacacaaaagGAAACAAACGAAgacaaacaatcgttcatgaaaAAAACATATAATACGCTGGCACTTATTAGATgtttaatttgtcggaatttcgaagtatttaaataaatataaaagctaaaaacactaatgaactatcgaacacaaacgaacatgttctttgttcatgtttgttcatttaaccaaacgaacgaaatttcttgttcgtgttcgtttcgtttaataaacgaacgaacacaaacgaacttcccgccgaacggttcacgaactgtttgccgaacgtttggttcgtttgcagccctagtagGAATGTTTTCTTGATTATTAAGGCTTTATTAAGTTATATACATGATGTTATTTGTTTATTTGAGGTAAATTGATCAAGTTAAAGGTTTTTGAATACAAATATATATGACATGTTAAATCATTTATGATCTGATGTAAAAGGAGAGCAATGTAGCAGTTAATCTTTTCTATGGTAAATTCTCATTTTAATAGTTTGCAGTTGTAATTCACATTTCTGTTGATTATATACATCTTGTTTTATTAACTGAAAATATGTCATctaatagtaaccaagttttttttatatgtttaactaaaagaaaaaaaactaaagTCACCAACTTTTTTTAATGTTGTGAAACTTGGTTGCTATAAGATATTTAGATGACATATTTTCAGTTAAAAAACAAGATATGACAacttatattataattatatacaTGGATATGATCAACTGAATTGGAATAGGAATGATAACTTCAAACCATTAAATGAGAATTCACCATAGAAAAGAGAAATTGTCCCATTGCTTTCGTTCGTTTATTTGGAATTAGATTTTGCCTCATTGCTTTCGTTCGTATATTTGGAATTAAAAAGCTTTGAACTTGATGAACTTAACCAAATATAACTGATAATATCATGTATTTAACTTAATAGTCGTAGAAAAACATTCCTGCAAACCTGTTTATTGAACAAACCACACAAACAAATTTGATTAACGCTAAAGCAACCCTAAATCTGTTTAACTAAAGTCACCAAAATTTTCTTATTTtatgaaacttggttactatttaGCGATTATTTTTTAAAGCTTAACATGAAGGAGAAGGTAATGGTATGAAAATATTCACAAGAATGGAACATTATCGAAACTCACGCGTCGTTATAGTTAGAACACTACTAAAACATGGTATATTTCATGATTTTAACTACTTTCAactatatttttataatatactAACTTGGTTTCTGGTTCAACGCAGTTTGTGAGAAGATCTAATCTACAGAAACATGGCAGGGTATGTTAACTAAAAAACACACTCTTTTGTTTAATTTTGTAAATTTTAATCAGCACTCTACTTTTCATATTTAAAATCATGTTAAATTTGTTATTCTTTGTGTGCATACAGTGAAGAGGCTGTTGTTCCCATTGAGGCACCCGCCCCGGCACTCGGTGAACCCATGGATATCATGACCGCTTTGCAGCTCGTGTTAAGAAAGTCACTCGCTCATGGAGGTCTCGTGAGGGGTTTGCATGAGGCTGCGAAAGTGATTGAAAAACACGCTGCTTTACTTTGCGTTTTGGCAGAAGATTGTAACCAGCCCGATTATCAAAAGTTGGTCAAAGCACTTTGCGCTGACCATAATGTGAGCTTGGTTACAGTTCCAGCTGCAAAGACTCTTGGCGAGTGGGCCGGTGTAAGTCTTCACTAATGCATTCGGTCGAGTTGCAGTTGTGTTAAATATGATTTATTTAAATTGTTAACTTGCAGTTGTGCAAGATTGATTCAGAAGGGAAGGCAAGAAAGGTTGTGGGTTGCTCATGCCTCGTTGTGAAGGTACGTTTCTGATTTCAAGACACTTATACATGTCTAATTCAATTTACGGGttgtaaaatttgtttttattgtgtaaTGTTTGTTGTTCAGGATTACGGTGAGGAAAGCGAAGGTCTTCACATTGTTCAGGAGTATGTGAAATCTCACTAATGACAATGGGACGCGAAACTTGTTTTAGATCACTTGATGTGTTTCATCTGTGTTGGGAACATTTTGTTTTAGGAAATTTTGAATGGATTTAGATTCTGATTATGGAGTTTTTGGTTTCAAGTGATTGTGCTCATTCAGTCTTTTGGCTTTATGTTTTATAAGTTTCAATCATATTTGAGATGATATTGTTTCTTAATGTTGGTACTTGGTAATGTGATCTAACGGCTGGTGATTGATTAAAAATCAATAAAGATTGGAGAGGACTAGTTTGTTTTTCGTTTGAATACTTCAAAAATATAAACAGAATTCAAAGTCATGGTTAGCTATGAACTTATGCAGTATAGCGGGCTAGCGGCCCAAAATCAAATAAAGGTCAAGGTCTGTTGTATGATATATAGGTTATAGCTAGATTTGGAAAACGGgttgggtcgggtcatgggtTAAATTGGGTTCGAGTCAAAAGGGGTTGATTTGgtttgggtcaaaacgggttcgggttggaacgggttcgggtcag belongs to Helianthus annuus cultivar XRQ/B chromosome 5, HanXRQr2.0-SUNRISE, whole genome shotgun sequence and includes:
- the LOC110941610 gene encoding 40S ribosomal protein S12, giving the protein MAGEEAVVPIEAPAPALGEPMDIMTALQLVLRKSLAHGGLVRGLHEAAKVIEKHAALLCVLAEDCNQPDYQKLVKALCADHNVSLVTVPAAKTLGEWAGLCKIDSEGKARKVVGCSCLVVKDYGEESEGLHIVQEYVKSH